Proteins encoded together in one Acanthochromis polyacanthus isolate Apoly-LR-REF ecotype Palm Island chromosome 12, KAUST_Apoly_ChrSc, whole genome shotgun sequence window:
- the LOC110953817 gene encoding zinc finger protein ZFP2 codes for MKMKSAKKKAKRAVKQQHEIPVKTENESEEQGDSEETSHEVHTNGGGLNIQIKEEPHSQEISEEHGGDTSSYLDTKPDILTAAHNPQGHIKAECDSDHQPEYESTEAAVKEESEAWVKKERDDEEEAEDAGNNPEDFEEGEELCRESSSEFFPCPHCTVSFTDLDFLEKHVKWVHQKQYLANLKKCLSSRTLNLIPKHTCTVCSSTFTSKVYLRKHIREVHPSAPPRRLHPCPTCARSFQYLKNLKNHCQRWHNMSVVTRGGHLSCADCGKSFKATWGQGPHLCHEPDNTESEDKPICLDIGVQCPECGKKVRTPQSLEDHMRTHTGDRPFVCKDCGRRFVERSGWRQHMKIHTGEKPYKCQVCEKAFIRSHHLKCHLTTHSGKKEYSCSECGKEFGFKSSLDLHLRTHSNERPYHCNVCGKSFNTQRNLRVHTKLHTNEKAHQCGDCGLKIGDLGALKIHLRTHTGERPYHCTVCGNRFIRLAHLRNHQRTHTGERPYKCNECDKSFTQSGDLVKHKRIHSGEKPFECPECHRRYTSSGDLGKHRRSHTNLRPYTCQECGKSFRLSGHLKTHMLTHTGEKPYSCPNCLRRFARSHHLSGHVAKCR; via the exons ATGAAGATGAAATCTGCcaagaagaaagcaaagagaGCAGTGAAACAACAGCATGAAATcccagtgaaaacagaaaatgaatcagAGGAGCAGGGTGATTCAGAGGAAACTTCTCATGAAGTACACACGAATGGAGGTGGTCTTAATATCCAGATAAAGGAGGAACCACATTCACAGGAGATCAGCGAGGAGCACGGTGGAGACACATCCAGCTATTTAGACACTAAGCCTGATATTCTGACAGCTGCTCATAATCCACAAGGTCACATAAAGGCAGAGTGTGACTCTGACCATCAGCCAGAATATGAATCCACTGAAGCTGCTGTCAAGGAGGAATCAGAGGCATGggttaaaaaagagagagacgatgaagaggaggcagaggatgCTGGCAACAACCCAGAGGATTTTGAAGAGGGAGAGGAGCTCTGCAGAG AATCATCATCGGAGTTTTTTCCATGTCCTCACTGCACCGTCTCCTTCACTGACTTGGACTTCTTGGAGAAGCATGTGAAGTGGGTTCATCAGAAGCAGTATCTTGCTAATCTGAAAAAATGCCTCTCAAGCCGCACACTAAACCTCATCCCCAAACACACCTGCACGGTCTGCAGCAGCACCTTCACCTCTAAAGTATACCTTAGGAAACACATACGTGAAGTCCACCCTTCTGCCCCTCCCCGCAGACTTCATCCATGCCCGACCTGTGCACGCAGCTTCCAGTACCTGAAGAATCTGAAGAATCACTGCCAGCGCTGGCACAACATGTCTGTGGTTACCAGAGGAGGACATCTCAGTTGTGCTGATTGTGGGAAGAGTTTTAAAGCTACGTGGGGTCAAGGGCCTCATTTATGTCATGAACCAGATAACACGGAATCTGAGGACAAACCAATCTGTCTGGACATTGGTGTACAGTGTCCAGAATGTGGCAAGAAGGTGCGCACGCCTCAGAGTTTGGAGGATCACATGCGCACCCACACAGGTGACCGGCCATTCGTCTGCAAGGATTGCGGCAGGAGGTTTGTGGAGCGCAGTGGCTGGCGGCAACacatgaaaatacacacaggGGAGAAGCCATACAAATGTCAGGTATGCGAGAAGGCCTTTATACGATCGCACCACCTCAAGTGTCACTTAACCACACACTCGGGCAAGAAGGAATATTCttgctctgaatgtggaaagGAGTTTGGATTCAAGTCCAGTCTGGATCTTCACTTGAGGACGCATTCAAATGAGAGACCCTACCACTGCAATGTGTGTGGAAAGagctttaacactcaaagaaacCTAAGGGTTCACACCAAACTTCACACCAACGAGAAAGCTCACCAGTGTGGTGACTGTGGGTTGAAGATAGGAGATCTCGGGGCTCTGAAAATACACTTACGGACACACACTGGAGAACGACCTTACCACTGCACAGTCTGTGGCAACAGGTTCATTCGCCTTGCACATCTGAGAAATCACCAACGCACCCACACTGGTGAGAGACCCTACAAATGCAATGAATGTGATAAGAGTTTCACTCAGTCTGGTGACTTGGTCAAGCATAAGAGGATACACTCTGGGGAAAAGCCCTTTGAATGTCCAGAGTGCCACCGCCGATACACTTCCTCCGGTGATCTGGGCAAGCACCGGAGAAGCCACACTAACTTGCGTCCCTACACGTGCCAGGAATGCGGAAAAAGTTTCCGCTTGTCCGGCCATTTAAAAACTCACATGTTAACTCACACAGGGGAGAAGCCATACTCTTGCCCCAACTGCCTACGTAGGTTTGCTCGTTCTCACCATCTCTCTGGGCATGTGGCTAAATGTCGCTGA